A window of Solanum stenotomum isolate F172 chromosome 9, ASM1918654v1, whole genome shotgun sequence genomic DNA:
TGGACGGATGGAGTAAATTTTTCTATAAGATAAATGGAGGAATAGGTCTAACTTCCTAATATTCACAGAAGTCATTAAAGGAACACGTTAAACAGATTAATTGTCATGACACATAAATTGTAAAACGTGAACTTACATGTTCTTTATGTAGTGGAAGTGGAAGAGTGAAACAAATTGTGGTTGGAATCATTCCTCAGTAATGGTTGTCCCGTTATGTTGGATCAATAGAAGGTAAccatttgtatatatttattaatacagCACCAAGGTTTTACTGAAACCATATTTAcaagtgaaaaagaagaataaactGTTTCATCAacctaataaaaaaaacaagtgtCTATCACTGAAGCAATATCTTCTATGTATCTCTGGTTAGGCCCAAAACAGAAAAGTCCAAAGCAACTCAACTTAATCCTCTGAAATGAACTGCTAATGTCTTCAAAACATCTGAAATTTCTCTCTTTTCAGAGTCCACCAAATGCAACTTGGATCAATCCTCTATACATCTCTGTGTCAACTATGTACTTGCTTCTTCTCAGTTGAGCAAGACCTCAATAATCTTTCTTGACATCATCCAAACAATACTTCTGCGACTAATGAAGATCTTCCATAGCATGGCAATCAAGTTCTATCTCTCTTAGGCATTTCTAAAATGTTTTGGCCTCATTTCATTTCACTAGATGGTATTATTTTACTGGATTATTTTGACTTACATATGTCTTGGTAATAATGAAAGAGAAATATTGAACTAGTGTTTGAAAAGTTAAATTGATAGACACATCCCATCAAGatttataatttgaatatattaatgaatttaaattattgataattgcaaaaaatatgtaaatatgaAATGATGTCAAACATTTTAGTACTTCCATatgataaaaaaagaagagcATATATTGCTACAGGGAGAGTACTAGTATTATTTTTCCTATAGAGATAAAAAAGAGAAGGTACTTAAATGAAAATGGACAAACATTTCAAGATATTGGATAAAAAGATTGCAATAAACGTATGTATGACACCACTTTCTTAATCATACTAAGTACTTTTGTCATATTCCTTTGGCCGATAATATGCCTAGAAATACTAGGCCAAGATAttggaaaagaaggaaaagttTGACAGCAGAGGGCCGGGAGCCCTGAAGGACCAACAAGGCATATCATAGTATACAAGTTTACTATGTCCACAGCATAAGCTTCCAAAAGGaaaattcaaatcaacaattaagCCTTTCGCTTACCTGACACATGTCTTCGCGCTAGCGACAACTTGGACCTTTTATGAACACTCCTTTCATCTTCACTATCCTCACTGTCCAATACAATCACAGCTTCACATTGTGGTGATTCTTTTTCCTGTTGCTTCATGTTCTTGTTATAGTATATATTCTCGTCTTGGTTGGGCTGCTTATGATCACATAAGTTCTCACATGAAAGGGCTGTGGAATGTTGTCCAGATTGAGAGGTCAACTGAAAGATACTGTCCTTACCCTCTCCAGAGTGCTCTATAGCTTGTAGTGGCAGATTCTTCAAAGTCCCACAACGATTATATGACTTCCTAGTCCACACATCACAAGTATCACCAATTTGTGAAGGAAATAATAAACTGGACGCTGAATCAGTGCATGCATCAGATTCTGAAGCAGGTAGGTTTTGAGATGGAGGTAAATTCTCTTTGTCACACTTCTGATGACATTGAGATGAACTGGATGTGTCAAAAGGATGTCTCCTGCCAGTTAAACCCAGCTTCTTATGCCTCGTGAAGAAACCATTTCCATTTTGATCAGAAGCCTTTTTATGAGGTTGCTTATTGTTATGACCAGGGGTCCCTGACAACGAAAGAGTTTGACATGATGCAGTGGACTGAAGTTGGACTGACAGCTGAGGCTtgacctgcaacttctcaagaTCCTCGTGTTTTTGGGTGAAATCGGTTGACTTAAGCAACAGCTTATTTGTACTCTTATTTATGCTGACATTTCTCATCTCACTATTATGTGGATTGGCAGTCTTCCCTGAATTGCTTATAGCCTGTGGCAAGGCCTGTATATCTGCATAATTCAGAAAAATACTTTGGGGTTCCAAACTGGCAGACCATTTAGATTTTGCCATATAGTTCTTCTTCTCACCATTTCTAACTTTAGATGGACTCACAATTTCTGAAGATAGTTTCTTGGTTCTCTGTTGTACTTCATCCTGATTCAAGTCACACTCGATGGGAAATTCTTCCATACCTTGTTTGCTAACTTCCATCTGCTTAGTTAAGATATGATCAATAGGCATTTCACTCAGAGTCTCACCATTATGCCTTTGTGCACGTCCAGCAGAGTCTAGTGACAACTTTCTGCTGAGTCCACGTAATCCCTTCTGGTTCACAAAATGATCAGGGACCTCAGATTTTGGTATATTTAATTCTTTGACTTCAACCTGCAGGGATCATGTGTGAGATTTGGTCAAAAACTAATAAacataatcatattcatctaAGCATCTTCTTACAATTCCTTCTCTTGCATTTGTAAGAGTTTGGATTTCTTGGTCATGACCCCCAAAATCACTTGCTCCAGACGTGGCATACTTTTGAGTCATTGATCTTGCCTTGTGATCAAATGCTTGTCTATTGTATTTGTACTCCGTGCTCTGCACATAATAAGCATTACGAGCACACTACAATCAAACAGGGTAGGTTCTAGTACAAATTACCACACTGCAAGAATATTAACTCACCGCGTCATGCATTAACCCATCATCAGGATTAGGCTCACTTAGTAGCAAACCTATACTTGTTAAAACAGTTGAAATATTCAAAGATGGCTGCCATGCTCCCTGTTTTATTGAATTGACCACCACTATGAGCAATATTTCAAAGACACAAACTTTTGTTAAATTTACGAGAGTTATTATAGAATGGTAGATATCAAAGATTGCATGTACGCAGAAAAAATAGATATCCGAGATCCAAAAACAGCATAATAAACATGAATATTATGGTGTTTAAGTTAAGCTATGATTCTGTAATCATTGGCATGTGAAGACTCTTAAATGTTAGTTCCCCATGTGTGAAGTCCAATAAGATAATTCAAGCAGAATGAATACCATTACTTGATCAGTAATATAGAAGAAGATtggcccccaaggcctagctcaagtggcaaaaggtggaggatttgtgacttaagtcgcaggttcaagccccacaccacgcaaagcgaagcccggtatttaagtggagaagggtagaggggcgggcccattatccattGAGTTTaaaaggctgtgattggtccaaagggcagGTCAAAgatggatttctcggttatcaaaaaaaaaatatagaagaagattgCTTGAAGGCGTTCGCAAAGAGAAGATTTGACCCTTCAATGCATAACCAGCAAGCAGAAACTATCAGCAATTGTGACCATTGTCATGTGATAAAAAGGAATTGATTTGACTACAGCACATAAGGTAGATTCATTGGGAAACCATAAAAAGAGCAAGAGTGCTTGCGTACTTTATTCCTTACAGTGAAAAGATATTGTGTGGGTGCAATCTCTATACCTTATTCAGgataataagaaaattaatttggaAGTACAAGACAGTAGTCTAAAATTTACTCAATTAATAAGAAGAATGATTTGAAGAAAGTAaccaatttaaaaataaaaaataaaaagaataatttgaAGAAACAAAACCTCTATATGTTAAACATACATAAGCGAGCTACAAAGACGAGTGAAAGCCACTACACAGTCAGACTACTTGTGAAAGCAAAAGGAGCACATAAAAGATATCAAATGCTAGTTGCAGTCCAGGTCTCAAACTATTCCATTCCATGTTGGACAATCTTAACCAAGGATTAATATCAATTAGATCCTTAAGGAGAATCAACAGATGAGATGTTATGCACGATTGTGATCACTTGTACAAGCTCATAACTTGAGCAACTATTATACACTTTGAACCCAACATGAAATGATATTTATACAGGCACTGGAAACTGGAAGAAGGCAACTTTCTTGTTACTGGATGATGGATTTTAGACAACAGTATGCTAGTGCTGTCTGAATGTATGAGAGTTGCAGTGGTTTGAGTTTCCACATCTAGAAGACAAAGTACAAAATAAGTAAATCCCCAGGGCAAGTGCTATTTAACTATATGTTTTCAACTATCAATCAGAAGTCTACAACACTAGTTTTCacataaaaattgaagttaCTAGTAATCTGACACAGTTGGCAAACCTTTGGAGGAAGATTGAGAATATCCAAGCAAATACGGCCACCATTATCAATATTTGGATGATAAATGGGCGTTAGGAAAGTGACAATGGGAGGGTGAAAGGGGTACCTGgtcaaacaaacaaataaaggTCAAGAATTGAACCACacaacacataaaaaatttaattaaaagagaagaaaaaccTTTCAGGTATCTGAATTTTGAGTTTAAAGAGTCCTTTAGCATACACAGTTCCTTCAGGGCCTTCAATTACTGCAAATagtgtggaaaaaaaaaagggaattcAACATAACTGGAGATAAAtgagaaataatgaaaaagaaagttgaaaATTTACAGGCTTGAATGGAGGAAAGAGAGGAGGAAGAAGTAAGAGAAGGAAAGGAGGCGCCGGGTGGTGGATCGGTGAGAAGGAGCTTAAGCTCCCTTTGCATTCGGAGGTTGAGCCGCGCCTCTTGAGCCATTTCCTCTTATCTTAGGGCTCACACCACAGGACACACCAATTTAAAAACAGTATCCCGTTCCCGCCCCCTAAATTTGAGAGCGAGGGaaagttttcttttatttatttattttggtaaaTTAATGCAACTGTCTTAAAAGGAtggtcaaattttttttttcgtcCACAGGAAATTATAGTATAGTatttctattataaaataaattatgtttttagttttttaatttattttaaaataagtgaaaggagtattttttttatataaatgatgtttaaattttttatttattttaaagtaaatgatattttatataatcaaaaaGTCATCAATGatgtttttttctaattttagttttatataaTGAAAAAGTACTAAATAAActttagtaaaatatatttttattttctaaaaataagtaatttttaagaagtgtttccaaattaaaaaataccatttattttaaaattgatgaAATGCTATATATATTCTAGTTGTTCAAAATGCCAACTACAAAGATCTATTTTCTAATGTCCAAAAAGAACACCCTTATGAGTCATGAGTAACTAGAATATCaaatactaattattattaaaggGGGGAAATGATCAAAAATATCTCTTTAACTTTTACTCCCTCCATtacaaattaattgaattgttgagacaatttcacttttcaaattaacttaattatttaattttcaagactacttttagattattcttccaattttaccctcattagttagtattagaattagttattataattaatatttagttattttaatcataattttgacaataattaataagggtaaaaatggaaaactatgactaatttatatctttaatcttccttttcttaaaggtgtgaacacatcaacaattcaattaatttgaaatgaaggAGTATTTATTAGTTGATCTTACTCTTATCATTAATATCAAGTTTTCATATTCCTACCCTTTATAAATTTATCATTGGTACACCTCATAggatggaaatcttcaaatcaaataatattacccaatttcaattaaaattatcTAATTTCCTCTTTTTATATAAATCTGACCGctaaacaaaattattattttttaattaaatttccaAATTCATCTGTTTTATCTTCTTCATCTCCTTTCTCCATTGAAATAGTAATGTCAAAGTCTTCATGATAATAAATCTATTAGGTATTGCAACATCCTCCAATTTAGAGTCGTCCTCACACTAGGGTTCAGAAGCACCCCCTCGATTGGCTTGGGAATAATGGATTTAAGAAATCTGCATAGATGAGGGATGTTTGGGTAGGAATAATGGATGTATGAATCTAGTATATGTAATGTCACATTCCTATTTTTGTCACTCCGCTCTTAAAATAAGGAAATTGTTTTGAGTAAAAAAGGTTTTTTcaattaaagtgacattttAAAAAGggattatttattaaattaaagttgtcacttaaaattgagttttggtgttccaagtcatGTTATTTAGATCCttaatcaaaatgaaatttattgatCTGCAAACTAGAAATTCTGATCTGAGCATCCAAACCCCGAATTTTGACCGAAGTCAACTCAAAGGCtcaaatctcaataattttcaATTCAGCACCTCAAATCCTAAAAAAGACACCGAATTCGAAACCGACAATTCTGTTAAACCAATTTCCACAATCTGAAACTGATAGAATCAACATAATTTCATTCCGACACTCAAAACTCTAAAAGACactaaaaattactttttaacaATTTTAGCCTTTCGAATCCtaaaattctcaaaattcacaacttttaactcaaaacttgaaaccaatttcaaaactcaTTCAAAAATGACTCGGGACCAATATCGGAtgggataaaatggtaattttatgaaaatttccaaaaatgactgaCTAGGTCATTATAGAAATGTTATTTTTCTTCAGCTTTTATTCCAAACTGGTTTTAACAGGAGTCGTATCACCTGGATCACTTGATTTACTGATTTTGAGATATTAGAGGCATTTCAAAtgtgcttaattttttttatttaattagtaaAATGAATTGACGCCCATTCTTGCATGATTTTTGGCTACACATGATCCTCTATGGAGCTAATCGCACTTTTGGCTACTACCTGATGCCCCTATTGATTAATCGTTGCCTATTCGCATATTTTTCACGatccaggggtacaccctagatgtaacatggtgtacttgaccccgaaggaatctcatacaagccacttagcacatcataacataagataatagaaaagtacggaaattttaaaattttatccatacaatcgaaatctttataaaacgaagcggaagtcttactacacttagtctcaaaccatctattacacctttgaataactcttgggacatagcccatacaatagtctcaaaacataaagaaagacataaaggaaatagtgATTTTATCcccgaagctatgaggactcaccaagtcttcaactccttgctccttagaaacctatcctcaagaatggaactcaaatcaccgaaccctacatttgatgagaatgtaggcaagagtatgcgttagtacaaaagtactaaatatgataactagcataacataagggttagtcaacataagacataatccataagcataagatataataacataatcataaacataatctccaacatagacaTAATGTAAGCATTAGTCATCATAAAGCATAATCCATGTACAGAGTCAAGTCTTAGactttcatatcataagagaacaaTTTCATAAGTAGCTTTAAGTTatatttgtgcaatgcatgaataagacctcATAATGCCATTCATGCTAAGTATCCCCTTTggtcatcataatcatatttaCCATCTCATGGTCTCACCCTTATCTtaattctcatagacaaggTAATATCTCCcctttattcaatcatataaagaaaggcaactatagcacaatcaTATCTAAACaaacatcatataagagaacaCTTCCTTAGGtaaccttaagtcatacttgtgcaatgcatgaataagaccccataatcctactcatgctaagtaccacttttaggtcctCACAATCATAATTCTTGATTTGGAGACTAGTCCCCCTTTTTAAGACATTGGAAGCTTAGAAGATACTTCTTTTAAGCATATCTTAGCCCCTCTTCTTTACTTTTGAACACTATGAAATACTTACtcaagcatgtctaagttcattagGTTTGAATACTTGAGATACTTCCTTAAGCATGTCCTAGTTCATTATATTGGAACACTCGAGATATTtccttaagcatgtctaagttcattattaACTTGGAACACTTCGAGATACTTCCTTGAAATATGTCTTAGTTCCATAATAATCTTGTACTAATAGGGAAtatagccttaaccaacatgGGACCACATGAGCTTTCCCATGATCCCCCTCCAATGTTACCCACACCGAGAAGGGGTGATCTACTTGCTTAGGGTAGAACCGATTTGTTAGCTTAGTTGGACCCACTAGCTAATTTTTCT
This region includes:
- the LOC125877717 gene encoding uncharacterized protein LOC125877717, whose amino-acid sequence is MAQEARLNLRMQRELKLLLTDPPPGASFPSLTSSSSLSSIQALIEGPEGTVYAKGLFKLKIQIPERYPFHPPIVTFLTPIYHPNIDNGGRICLDILNLPPKGAWQPSLNISTVLTSIGLLLSEPNPDDGLMHDASTEYKYNRQAFDHKARSMTQKYATSGASDFGGHDQEIQTLTNAREGIVEVKELNIPKSEVPDHFVNQKGLRGLSRKLSLDSAGRAQRHNGETLSEMPIDHILTKQMEVSKQGMEEFPIECDLNQDEVQQRTKKLSSEIVSPSKVRNGEKKNYMAKSKWSASLEPQSIFLNYADIQALPQAISNSGKTANPHNSEMRNVSINKSTNKLLLKSTDFTQKHEDLEKLQVKPQLSVQLQSTASCQTLSLSGTPGHNNKQPHKKASDQNGNGFFTRHKKLGLTGRRHPFDTSSSSQCHQKCDKENLPPSQNLPASESDACTDSASSLLFPSQIGDTCDVWTRKSYNRCGTLKNLPLQAIEHSGEGKDSIFQLTSQSGQHSTALSCENLCDHKQPNQDENIYYNKNMKQQEKESPQCEAVIVLDSEDSEDERSVHKRSKLSLARRHVSGKRKA